The DNA region GACCTGGCTGCTGCTGAGTCCACTCCTGTGGCTCTGCAGGCTCCCGCCATCGGTTGATCTGGAATCAACAAACGATTCAGATCAACTGAATCGGAAAGCCCCCTCCTCGGAGGGGGCTTTTTGTTGGGCATGCAATTTGTTGAGTCCGATCAACCGCGATCAGGTATCGCCAACACTGCCTGGAACGACTATTCCAATCACCGCCACACAGGTCCACCCAACCCCTCCGTATCGAGATCAGCATGCAAAGCTCCTCGATCAAGAAAGCCGGCACAGCGTGAGCAGCCCAAAGGCGAAGCGGAAACAACGCACCCCCATCCAACGCGTGGTCCGCTGGGGGCCATGGCACTACCGCTTCTGGCGTGAGGTCGCACGCTGGTGCTACGAGCAATCGCTGCACAACCCTGCTGTCGTTCCAGCGAACGTCGGCTTCCCAGCCCATCGGCAACTGTTGGAGTCGTACCAGCAGATCCGTAAGGAAACTCTGGAAGTAGCCCTCTCGGGACGCTTGCCCGCCGACCACGACATCATGCAGCAACAGCTCACGCTGTATGAATTCGACCGCAAGATCTGGGGGATGCTGCCCTTACGGGGCTATGGCTACAACTACCCCGCCAATCAGGCGCGGAGCCCGTCCCTGCGTAGCTTTCTCAAGCATCACCCTGACGTTGTTTCAGCTGCCGTTGTACGTAGAGGATTTTGGCGACGATCGCAGTTCCTGCGAACTGACGATTGATGGCCAGAGCTATCACCTGCAGGAAGGTGAAGGATTTCTCTGGGAGGACACCTTCATGCACTCCGCCATCAATCGCTCCAGCCAGCCAAGGGTGGTGTTGC from Synechococcus sp. MU1643 includes:
- a CDS encoding aspartyl/asparaginyl beta-hydroxylase domain-containing protein, whose translation is MYVEDFGDDRSSCELTIDGQSYHLQEGEGFLWEDTFMHSAINRSSQPRVVLLFDVFRKDQPFWLMGMSSIFLWVAQIWQHVQNMRGRAGLQ